A genome region from Hymenobacter tibetensis includes the following:
- a CDS encoding substrate-binding domain-containing protein encodes MAYRIGFSQCSMDGPWRKAMLAGMQRELSFHSEVELRVTDAHDNSQRQQQQIRELLREGVDLLIVSPYESEPVTPAVEQAMRQGIPVVLVDRRTGSPEYTAYVGGSNKAVGEMAASYADRLLGHQGRIIEILGTPGSSATSDRHQGFTEGLRAYPGLQVVGQVTGNWQEKTLKPALATALQQHPDVSLIFAHNDAMGRGAFEVCQQLGLAKQIRIIGVDGLYGKGEGIDLVQRGVLDASLLYSPGGEDAMRTALKILRNRPFKRENLLGSIVIDSTNVETMQQQTDKIVSQQQDVERQQGLLQSLRATYASQQTILYGLLFALLGALVLGMMAWLSARKNRHINHQLALQNAANDKINRQLVSQNEEIRQQRNQLEALAEQARADTEAKLRFFTNFSHELRTPLTLIQGPVEELLTSSPDLSTMQRQDLTLVRRNTQRLLQLVNQLLDFRKIEVGKMAVRATEGNLVSFVREIVDAFEKPAQLRGVELRFLAAEPVLMAWFDVNILDKVFFNLLSNALKFTPDHGQITISLQPLNEGRSLQVSVADTGPGISSQDQAHIFEWFYQGEQAAAAKGSGMGLALALGLVRLHQGQLAVSSQLGLGSTFVVTLPRELPEELCSVALPAAKLHAFEETEMLDADLVPATTQALPESTSQLLVLVIEDNAEVNEFVARKLRPHFRVHAATDGHTGLRLATDLIPDLIVCDVMMPGLSGLELVAQLRQDWRSSHIPVVLLTARNAPEQQVEGVQAGADLYLTKPFNPTFLLESVRTLLANRAHQRERFRREMSTETATVVATDPDQKFLADLTAIVEANYTRSNLSVEDVARSLGISRMQLYRKVKAVLGTGVTDFIQNLRLTKARELLLDESLTIADVAYELGFSSPSYFSTSFKARYQLAPSEFRTLHITPHY; translated from the coding sequence GTGGCATACCGTATAGGCTTCTCGCAGTGCAGCATGGACGGCCCGTGGCGCAAGGCCATGCTGGCCGGGATGCAACGAGAACTGAGCTTTCACTCGGAAGTGGAGCTGCGGGTGACGGATGCCCACGATAACAGCCAGCGCCAGCAACAACAGATTCGGGAGTTGCTACGGGAGGGTGTCGATTTGTTGATTGTCTCGCCCTACGAGTCGGAGCCCGTAACACCGGCAGTCGAGCAGGCGATGCGGCAAGGCATTCCGGTCGTGTTGGTTGACCGCCGGACCGGCTCCCCGGAGTACACGGCTTATGTTGGCGGCAGCAACAAGGCCGTGGGGGAAATGGCGGCCAGCTACGCGGACCGCTTACTTGGCCACCAAGGCCGCATCATCGAGATTCTGGGAACCCCGGGGTCGTCTGCCACATCCGACCGACATCAGGGATTCACGGAGGGGCTACGAGCATACCCAGGGCTACAAGTGGTTGGGCAAGTGACCGGCAACTGGCAGGAAAAGACCCTGAAGCCAGCTCTAGCCACGGCTCTGCAGCAGCACCCAGACGTTTCGTTGATTTTCGCCCACAACGATGCCATGGGCCGGGGCGCCTTTGAAGTATGCCAGCAACTCGGGCTGGCCAAGCAGATACGAATCATTGGCGTAGATGGGCTGTATGGCAAAGGGGAAGGCATTGATTTAGTACAGCGAGGCGTGTTGGATGCCTCCCTGCTGTACTCGCCGGGCGGCGAAGATGCCATGCGGACTGCCCTCAAAATACTGCGCAATAGGCCCTTCAAGCGCGAAAACCTCCTGGGCAGCATCGTCATCGACTCCACCAACGTGGAGACGATGCAGCAGCAAACCGACAAGATTGTAAGCCAGCAGCAGGACGTGGAGCGGCAGCAAGGCCTGCTGCAATCCTTGCGCGCTACCTATGCCAGCCAGCAAACCATTTTGTACGGGTTGCTCTTCGCGTTGCTGGGGGCCTTAGTCCTGGGGATGATGGCGTGGCTATCGGCGCGGAAGAACCGGCATATCAACCATCAGCTCGCTCTGCAGAATGCCGCCAACGACAAAATCAACCGGCAGCTGGTGAGCCAGAACGAGGAGATTCGGCAGCAGCGCAATCAGCTGGAGGCGCTGGCCGAGCAGGCACGGGCAGATACGGAAGCCAAGCTCCGCTTCTTCACCAATTTCTCGCATGAGCTGCGGACGCCCCTGACCCTAATCCAAGGGCCAGTGGAAGAACTGCTCACCAGCAGCCCTGACCTAAGCACCATGCAGCGCCAAGACCTGACGCTGGTACGGCGCAACACCCAGCGCCTACTACAATTAGTGAATCAGCTGCTCGACTTCCGCAAAATTGAGGTAGGCAAAATGGCGGTCCGAGCTACTGAAGGCAATTTGGTGAGCTTTGTCCGCGAGATTGTAGATGCGTTTGAGAAGCCGGCCCAGCTGCGGGGAGTGGAACTCCGGTTTCTGGCCGCGGAACCGGTGCTGATGGCTTGGTTCGACGTTAATATTCTAGACAAGGTCTTTTTCAATCTACTGTCCAATGCGCTGAAGTTTACGCCCGACCATGGGCAAATAACGATTAGCCTACAACCCCTCAACGAAGGCCGCTCGTTGCAAGTCAGCGTCGCGGATACTGGCCCGGGCATCAGTAGTCAAGATCAGGCCCACATCTTCGAGTGGTTTTACCAGGGCGAGCAAGCGGCGGCAGCCAAGGGGTCGGGCATGGGGTTGGCCCTGGCGCTGGGCTTGGTGCGCCTGCACCAAGGGCAGCTCGCAGTGAGCAGCCAGCTCGGATTGGGCAGCACGTTTGTCGTGACGCTGCCGCGGGAGCTACCCGAGGAGCTGTGCTCGGTGGCACTGCCCGCGGCCAAGCTGCATGCCTTCGAGGAAACGGAGATGCTGGATGCTGATTTGGTGCCAGCCACAACGCAAGCCCTCCCGGAATCAACAAGCCAGCTGCTGGTCCTGGTGATAGAAGACAACGCGGAGGTCAACGAGTTCGTGGCCCGCAAGCTGCGTCCGCACTTCCGCGTGCACGCCGCCACCGACGGCCACACCGGCCTGCGCCTGGCCACCGACCTGATTCCCGACCTCATCGTCTGCGACGTGATGATGCCCGGCCTCAGCGGCCTCGAGCTCGTGGCCCAGCTGCGCCAGGACTGGCGCAGCTCCCACATCCCCGTGGTGCTGCTCACGGCCCGCAACGCGCCCGAGCAGCAGGTCGAGGGCGTGCAGGCCGGCGCCGACCTCTACCTGACCAAGCCCTTCAACCCCACCTTCCTGCTCGAGAGTGTGCGCACGCTGCTTGCCAACCGTGCCCACCAGCGCGAACGTTTTCGGCGGGAGATGTCGACGGAAACAGCTACGGTGGTAGCCACGGACCCCGACCAAAAATTCCTGGCTGATCTGACGGCTATAGTGGAGGCCAATTATACCCGCTCCAACTTAAGTGTAGAAGACGTAGCCCGTAGTTTGGGCATCTCGCGCATGCAGCTCTACCGCAAGGTCAAGGCCGTGCTCGGCACCGGCGTCACCGACTTCATCCAGAACCTGCGCCTGACTAAAGCCCGCGAACTGCTGCTCGATGAGTCGCTGACTATTGCCGATGTAGCGTATGAACTTGGCTTCTCCTCGCCTTCGTATTTCTCTACCAGCTTCAAGGCTCGCTACCAGCTAGCACCCTCCGAGTTTCGGACTTTGCATATTACTCCTCATTATTGA
- a CDS encoding recombinase family protein: MLKLSNNRLFLDAHQGRFDVVILWALDRFSREGVAKTLNYLQKLSASGVQFLSFTEQYLDSTGIFKDAIIGILAAIAKQERVRLGERTKAGLAKAKLKGSKIGRPTVDAEKVTHVKRLKATGISDRAIATALNISPSTVSKYLMTIS, from the coding sequence GTGCTGAAACTGTCCAATAACCGACTCTTTCTGGATGCCCACCAGGGTCGCTTTGATGTAGTGATCTTATGGGCACTCGACCGCTTCAGTCGCGAGGGAGTAGCTAAAACACTTAATTACTTGCAAAAGCTTTCCGCTTCTGGCGTACAATTCCTGTCCTTCACTGAGCAGTACTTAGATAGCACTGGTATTTTCAAAGATGCCATCATTGGCATCTTGGCCGCTATTGCCAAGCAGGAACGGGTACGATTAGGAGAAAGAACCAAAGCGGGTTTAGCGAAAGCTAAACTGAAGGGATCAAAGATTGGTCGACCGACCGTCGATGCTGAGAAGGTAACTCACGTTAAGCGGTTGAAGGCAACCGGTATTTCAGATCGTGCCATTGCTACGGCGCTAAATATTTCACCGAGCACTGTGTCAAAGTATCTAATGACTATAAGCTAG
- a CDS encoding site-specific integrase, with amino-acid sequence MAASPIYVPYTEAERQRITAEILERGDEQFLLYIGFIYYGFIRSGSELRLLRVKELKERTVLVPAARAKNGKAEHVAIVKQLAALIEQHRLCSYPPDYYVFTKERQLGPVPVGKNWFAKRHRKVLEAVGLNDGEHTVYGYKHTGAINLYLATKDIELVRRHCRHAHAGITATYLRKLGLFDDEAQLDKMPDF; translated from the coding sequence GTGGCGGCCTCCCCTATTTACGTTCCTTACACCGAGGCCGAGCGCCAACGTATTACCGCTGAAATCCTGGAGCGGGGCGACGAGCAGTTCCTGCTCTACATCGGTTTCATCTATTACGGCTTTATCCGCAGCGGCTCGGAGCTACGCCTACTGCGCGTCAAAGAATTAAAAGAGCGTACGGTACTGGTGCCGGCTGCCCGAGCCAAAAATGGCAAGGCTGAGCACGTGGCCATCGTTAAGCAGCTGGCGGCTTTGATTGAACAACACCGGTTGTGCAGCTACCCACCGGACTACTACGTATTCACTAAAGAGCGCCAACTCGGACCAGTACCTGTAGGCAAGAACTGGTTTGCCAAGCGCCACCGCAAGGTTTTGGAAGCCGTGGGCCTTAACGACGGCGAGCATACGGTGTACGGCTACAAGCACACAGGTGCCATTAACTTGTACCTCGCTACTAAGGATATTGAGCTAGTGCGTCGCCATTGCCGCCACGCGCACGCCGGCATTACGGCCACGTATCTGCGCAAGCTGGGCCTATTTGATGACGAGGCTCAACTAGACAAGATGCCCGACTTCTAA
- a CDS encoding DUF6056 family protein yields MLIDSPVKESQRGAFVILVFAGLCLLPFLCLTLYAHSFLDDFLLPQLMRERGLWTQLRDIYFSYSGKYSAHLSMGLHPLAWGGVEAVKPFVLGFLVFFAGCFLFAGHALLQGGALPWPTRFASGSLVLALFLLLLGSPSEAFYWVTSALMYMGGAACSLLLLGVVAHLQRPHALLKQRIWWSTAFVLAFVMPGFSEVISCFVLALGIVLLPAIRRREVNRKWLLLLGIAVVGAAIATLAPGNFLRQQEKGVEHLSLVRTLGMASVALVYTVLNWAGNGLLLLLTLLVLPALQRFVQVPTLPLTMLVKRPWRWPLWLLLGLFICYIFGFLAIDSPMPSRARNLMLVFFVSSWFMSVLGYLAYRQQTSQPPLPSVPGYARTVLVALVLLLSTSDHNTKLLHDHIGTPTNSVLQAYRDWLSGDASQYDREEEARYTLLRQGGSSVELPPLSVKPSTIFWWDISSNPTLWGNQAYATFFKKKAVWVKQSAN; encoded by the coding sequence ATGCTGATTGATTCACCAGTAAAAGAATCGCAAAGGGGGGCCTTCGTGATACTGGTTTTCGCGGGGCTTTGCTTATTGCCCTTTCTATGTCTGACTCTCTATGCGCATTCCTTTCTGGACGATTTTTTGTTGCCGCAGTTAATGCGTGAGCGGGGATTGTGGACTCAGCTCCGCGATATCTATTTTAGTTATTCCGGTAAGTATTCCGCCCATTTGAGTATGGGGCTACATCCCCTCGCGTGGGGTGGCGTAGAGGCAGTGAAGCCTTTTGTCTTGGGCTTCCTGGTGTTTTTTGCCGGCTGTTTCCTGTTTGCCGGCCATGCGCTCCTGCAAGGGGGGGCGCTGCCATGGCCTACCCGCTTTGCTTCGGGCAGCCTCGTGCTAGCGTTGTTTTTATTGTTGTTAGGCAGCCCCAGTGAGGCCTTCTATTGGGTTACCAGTGCCTTGATGTACATGGGTGGGGCAGCCTGTAGTCTGCTCTTATTAGGAGTTGTAGCTCATTTGCAACGGCCTCATGCGCTCCTGAAGCAACGCATCTGGTGGAGTACGGCGTTCGTCTTGGCTTTCGTAATGCCCGGGTTTTCGGAAGTAATCAGTTGCTTCGTGCTGGCTCTAGGTATCGTTCTCTTGCCTGCAATCAGACGGCGGGAAGTGAATAGAAAGTGGCTGCTGCTGCTCGGGATAGCAGTAGTAGGCGCTGCCATTGCGACACTGGCCCCTGGTAATTTTCTCCGGCAACAAGAAAAGGGGGTGGAACATTTATCTCTGGTGCGGACCCTAGGAATGGCAAGTGTTGCTCTGGTCTATACAGTGTTGAATTGGGCAGGAAACGGGTTACTGTTGCTGCTCACGCTGTTGGTGTTGCCTGCCTTACAGCGCTTCGTACAGGTGCCCACACTGCCTCTAACGATGCTCGTAAAACGGCCCTGGCGTTGGCCTCTGTGGCTGTTGCTCGGCCTGTTCATCTGTTACATATTCGGCTTTTTAGCCATTGATTCGCCCATGCCGTCGCGAGCCCGAAACTTGATGCTGGTGTTCTTTGTAAGCAGCTGGTTTATGTCGGTGCTGGGGTACTTGGCCTACCGTCAACAGACTAGCCAGCCCCCCTTACCATCGGTGCCTGGGTATGCTCGCACGGTCCTCGTGGCCCTCGTGTTGCTGCTCAGTACCTCCGACCACAATACCAAGCTGCTACATGACCACATTGGTACGCCAACGAACAGCGTGTTGCAGGCCTATCGCGATTGGTTGAGCGGGGATGCCAGCCAATACGACCGAGAAGAAGAAGCCCGCTATACGCTGTTACGCCAAGGCGGCTCCAGTGTAGAGTTACCCCCATTAAGCGTCAAACCCAGTACGATCTTCTGGTGGGATATCTCCTCGAATCCAACGCTATGGGGGAACCAAGCCTATGCGACCTTTTTTAAAAAGAAGGCCGTTTGGGTGAAACAATCAGCGAATTAA
- a CDS encoding SusC/RagA family TonB-linked outer membrane protein — protein MPSPLQFPHGSPLRSPRLLTAVGGMLLSGAAAAHPATGMVYHPAAPDATVAPARWVNSPISGRIVDAKGEGLPGVTVLLEGTTLGSATDATGAYTIPNVPAGSYTMIVSSVGFVTSRVPVAVTDGQTTQVSSVTLAEDTQALDEVVVVGYGTLARQELTTAVSSVGAEQIERQKVAGFDQALQGQAPGVQVTAPTGAPGAGINVRIRGNSSITGNNSPLYVIDGVPVLPTYDRELSVGNQKPNPLNSINPADIESIDVLKDGAAAAIYGVRASNGVVVITTKRGRSGKAQVGFNAYYGVQQLRKKLDVLNTQQFADYYNESQVNGGAAPAFRDLNNLPPYDTDWQDEVYRTAAIQNYQLNVSGGTDKTHYYVGGGYFKQDGIIENSGFDRFNFKLNFDQQAGDKFRVGTNLNLSRTNTNGSVRSELGLGNSGTVLGTLAQIPTVPVRDANGVYGLNPFSLSDNPVGNLLESNNKALTYQAIGNLYGEYDILKNLKFRSSLGLDFRTQLENEFITRNYPGTSRADASTRGSGRTGTTQQAIWLWENTVSYNPTLGEKHNLQLLAGQSIQESNRFASNASVRGYASNAVPYLSAGTERLGTSSYEEEWGLTSLFARAIYSFDERYLATLSLRRDGTSRFEDAYGYFPAVALGWRISKESFFPQNGQVSELKLRGSFGGNGNQELPYTYQRFSSYSVGSNYAGSAGTVQGGIRPERIGNQALKWETSYQYDLGLDLGMFNDRLTFTVDAYRKRSEDLLLVVPLAPSTGAGTLDIIQNVGSVENKGLEFALSTTNVQSQNGGFSWNTNLNVSFNRNKVLDLGTLTNDQNQQVSRTIINDNRSITQVGQPLGVFYGHQVQGIFQSADEISAAPTQPGSPKPGDIRFVDVNGDGTINNNDRTIIGNPNPKAQGGVTNTFSFKGLDLSVFFQGSFGNDIYNANRQALESLTGPVNQLTTVLNRWTPTNTDTDIPRAVFNDPNNNGRLSSRWIEDGSYVRLKNLTLGYTLPASIISKARISSLRVYVSGQNLITWTDYSGYDPEVSADPFSSTSIGRDFGVYPQSRTYTVGLNASF, from the coding sequence ATGCCGTCTCCCTTACAATTCCCACACGGGTCCCCGCTCCGCAGTCCTCGTTTGCTGACCGCGGTAGGTGGCATGCTGCTCTCGGGCGCTGCGGCCGCTCATCCCGCCACGGGTATGGTGTACCACCCCGCGGCGCCTGATGCCACGGTAGCGCCCGCCCGGTGGGTGAACAGCCCCATCAGTGGCCGCATAGTGGATGCCAAAGGCGAAGGCCTGCCTGGCGTTACGGTGCTGTTAGAAGGCACCACCCTGGGTAGCGCAACGGATGCCACCGGAGCCTACACCATCCCGAACGTACCCGCCGGCTCCTATACCATGATTGTGTCGTCGGTGGGCTTTGTTACCTCCCGCGTACCGGTAGCGGTAACCGATGGCCAGACCACCCAAGTCAGCAGCGTGACCTTGGCCGAGGATACCCAGGCCCTGGATGAGGTGGTAGTGGTAGGCTACGGCACTTTGGCGCGCCAAGAGCTAACCACGGCCGTATCGTCGGTGGGTGCCGAGCAGATTGAGCGGCAGAAAGTGGCCGGCTTCGACCAAGCGTTGCAGGGCCAGGCGCCCGGTGTGCAGGTAACGGCCCCTACCGGCGCGCCCGGCGCGGGCATCAACGTCCGGATTCGCGGCAACAGCTCCATCACCGGCAACAACTCGCCGCTGTATGTGATTGACGGCGTGCCGGTGCTACCAACCTACGACCGGGAACTGAGCGTGGGCAACCAGAAGCCCAACCCATTGAACTCCATCAACCCTGCTGATATCGAGTCGATTGACGTGCTCAAGGATGGGGCCGCGGCGGCTATTTATGGCGTGCGGGCGTCCAACGGCGTGGTGGTTATTACCACCAAGCGGGGCCGTTCGGGCAAGGCGCAGGTTGGCTTCAACGCCTACTATGGCGTGCAGCAGCTGCGCAAAAAGCTGGACGTACTGAACACGCAGCAGTTTGCCGATTACTACAACGAGTCGCAGGTGAACGGGGGCGCTGCACCGGCCTTCCGCGACCTGAACAACTTGCCGCCTTACGACACCGACTGGCAAGATGAAGTGTACCGCACGGCAGCCATTCAGAACTACCAGCTCAACGTGAGCGGCGGCACCGACAAAACCCATTATTACGTGGGCGGCGGCTATTTCAAGCAGGACGGCATCATTGAAAACTCGGGCTTCGACCGGTTCAACTTCAAGCTGAACTTCGATCAGCAGGCCGGCGACAAATTCCGGGTAGGCACCAACCTGAACCTGAGCCGCACCAACACCAACGGCAGCGTCCGCAGTGAATTGGGGCTCGGCAACTCCGGCACCGTGCTCGGGACGCTGGCTCAGATTCCGACTGTGCCCGTGCGCGACGCCAACGGCGTGTATGGCCTCAACCCGTTTTCCCTCTCCGATAACCCGGTTGGTAACCTACTCGAATCCAACAACAAAGCCCTAACCTACCAGGCTATCGGCAACCTGTACGGCGAGTACGACATCCTGAAAAACCTGAAGTTCCGCTCGTCGCTGGGCCTGGACTTCCGCACCCAGCTGGAAAACGAGTTCATTACCCGCAACTACCCCGGCACGTCGCGGGCCGACGCCTCCACCCGGGGCAGCGGCCGCACCGGCACCACCCAACAAGCCATCTGGCTCTGGGAAAACACGGTTAGCTACAACCCCACGCTGGGCGAAAAGCACAATCTCCAACTGCTGGCCGGCCAGTCCATTCAGGAGTCCAACCGCTTTGCTTCCAACGCCTCGGTGCGCGGCTATGCCTCGAATGCCGTTCCCTACCTGTCGGCGGGCACTGAGCGCCTGGGCACAAGCAGCTACGAAGAGGAATGGGGCCTGACCAGCCTCTTTGCCCGGGCTATCTACAGCTTCGATGAGCGTTACCTGGCCACCCTTAGCTTGCGCCGGGACGGCACCAGCCGCTTCGAAGACGCCTATGGCTACTTCCCGGCCGTGGCCCTGGGCTGGCGCATTTCCAAGGAAAGCTTCTTCCCGCAGAACGGACAAGTATCGGAGCTGAAGCTGCGCGGCAGTTTCGGCGGCAACGGCAACCAGGAGCTGCCCTACACCTACCAGCGTTTCAGCTCGTACAGCGTGGGCTCCAACTACGCGGGTAGTGCCGGCACCGTTCAGGGTGGCATTCGGCCCGAGCGGATCGGCAACCAGGCCCTGAAGTGGGAAACGTCGTATCAATATGACCTGGGCTTAGACCTGGGCATGTTCAATGACCGCCTCACCTTCACAGTGGACGCCTACCGCAAGCGTTCCGAGGACTTGCTGCTGGTGGTGCCCCTGGCGCCGAGCACGGGCGCTGGCACCCTTGATATCATTCAGAACGTAGGTTCGGTGGAAAACAAGGGCCTGGAGTTTGCCCTCAGCACCACCAACGTACAAAGCCAAAACGGTGGCTTTTCGTGGAATACCAACCTGAACGTGTCGTTCAACCGCAACAAGGTGCTGGATTTGGGCACCCTGACCAACGACCAGAACCAGCAGGTGAGCCGCACGATTATCAACGATAACCGGAGCATCACCCAGGTAGGCCAGCCACTCGGGGTGTTCTACGGCCATCAGGTGCAGGGCATCTTCCAGTCGGCTGACGAGATTAGCGCGGCGCCTACGCAACCGGGCAGCCCCAAGCCCGGCGACATCCGGTTCGTGGACGTGAACGGGGATGGCACCATCAACAACAACGACCGGACCATCATCGGCAACCCCAACCCCAAGGCGCAAGGGGGCGTCACCAACACGTTTAGCTTCAAAGGACTGGACCTAAGCGTGTTCTTCCAGGGCAGCTTCGGCAACGATATCTACAACGCCAACCGGCAGGCCCTGGAATCGTTGACCGGCCCAGTCAACCAGCTGACGACCGTGCTGAACCGCTGGACACCGACCAACACCGATACCGACATTCCGCGGGCGGTATTCAACGACCCCAACAACAACGGGCGCCTTTCCTCGCGCTGGATTGAAGATGGCAGCTACGTCCGCCTGAAAAACCTGACGCTCGGCTACACTCTACCGGCCAGCATCATCAGCAAAGCCCGCATCAGCAGCTTGCGCGTGTACGTCAGCGGCCAGAACCTGATTACCTGGACCGACTATTCGGGTTACGACCCCGAGGTAAGCGCCGACCCGTTCTCCTCGACCAGCATCGGCCGCGACTTCGGCGTGTATCCGCAATCCCGCACCTACACTGTTGGCTTGAACGCCTCTTTCTAA
- a CDS encoding START-like domain-containing protein, giving the protein MPLSATRRKHRFTVEFPINASPKILYPYLASASGLSQWFCQDVKIDEDHRFNFIWDNQPHYAEMNSHRTNRSVRFVFLDANKRLTPDANFLDFSLEESQLTQEVYVRVMDYSEETDEEELQEMWEGLAQKLREQVGG; this is encoded by the coding sequence ATGCCTCTTTCCGCTACTCGTCGCAAACACCGCTTCACAGTCGAGTTTCCAATCAATGCGTCACCCAAAATTCTGTACCCATACTTGGCGTCAGCTTCTGGCCTTTCGCAATGGTTTTGTCAAGACGTGAAAATCGACGAAGACCACCGTTTCAACTTTATCTGGGACAATCAGCCCCACTACGCCGAAATGAATTCTCACCGCACCAACCGGTCGGTTCGGTTTGTTTTTCTCGATGCCAATAAGCGTCTTACTCCCGATGCCAATTTTCTGGATTTTAGTTTGGAAGAATCGCAGTTAACGCAGGAAGTATATGTGCGCGTGATGGACTATTCCGAAGAAACTGATGAAGAAGAACTACAGGAAATGTGGGAGGGCCTAGCCCAAAAATTGCGGGAACAGGTAGGAGGGTAA
- a CDS encoding acyltransferase family protein, whose product MAAKSELKALTGVRFIAAFYVFIFHIDLHTPLTFLPDWVRTVVQQGSLGVNFFFVLSGFLLAYSHLQDFTDGGKMKAGYYRWFLFKRFSRIYPVYFAGLLLSLGVSMLFGQRPPAYIILLNTLMLEAYTWWIAFWWYGTMAWSVSAEFFFYLLFPLLLPVLLSIRSARIVWVVLLGVCLLSALPGLAHNISPSWAPMNLQYAFPPLRLAEFVAGMLTAILVFRFKVSVPSWMGAAAVTALAVWLVVLGPYLKGAVIHNIVVVPGLALLLANLSQPEPAGIWRWLGSSVLVYLGRISYSFYITQFCLMFTLEQLTGLPTSYVVLAGMLLLNLLLATFFYEMVEKRSHKWLLTFGTKYVKAQAPISVA is encoded by the coding sequence ATGGCTGCAAAATCAGAATTAAAAGCTCTAACCGGAGTACGCTTTATTGCCGCTTTCTATGTCTTCATATTCCACATAGACCTACACACTCCCCTTACATTTCTGCCCGATTGGGTACGAACGGTTGTTCAGCAAGGCTCTTTGGGGGTGAATTTTTTCTTCGTACTGTCTGGTTTTTTACTTGCTTACAGCCACTTGCAAGATTTTACGGATGGAGGAAAGATGAAAGCGGGCTATTACCGCTGGTTTCTGTTCAAGCGCTTCAGCCGGATTTATCCGGTCTATTTTGCGGGCCTCCTCCTGAGCTTAGGTGTTAGCATGCTCTTCGGGCAGCGTCCCCCAGCCTACATCATTCTACTAAATACCTTGATGCTGGAGGCTTACACCTGGTGGATTGCCTTCTGGTGGTATGGTACCATGGCCTGGTCGGTTTCCGCTGAGTTTTTCTTCTACCTGCTCTTTCCGCTGCTGTTGCCGGTGCTGCTGAGCATTCGTTCCGCGCGAATAGTATGGGTAGTACTACTTGGTGTGTGCCTGCTCAGCGCCTTGCCTGGCTTGGCACACAACATTTCACCGAGTTGGGCACCCATGAACCTGCAGTACGCCTTCCCACCATTGCGCCTGGCTGAGTTTGTCGCGGGTATGCTGACCGCCATTCTTGTTTTCCGGTTCAAGGTAAGTGTGCCTTCCTGGATGGGAGCAGCTGCAGTTACAGCGCTGGCAGTCTGGCTGGTTGTGCTTGGACCTTATTTAAAAGGAGCCGTCATTCATAACATCGTGGTAGTTCCTGGCTTGGCGCTGTTGCTAGCCAATCTTTCACAGCCCGAACCCGCTGGCATATGGCGGTGGCTAGGAAGTTCGGTATTGGTGTACTTGGGGCGCATCAGCTACAGTTTCTACATTACTCAGTTCTGCCTGATGTTTACGCTGGAGCAACTGACTGGCCTGCCAACAAGCTATGTGGTGCTAGCAGGCATGTTGCTCCTGAACCTTCTGCTTGCGACCTTCTTTTATGAAATGGTTGAAAAGCGCAGCCATAAGTGGCTCCTTACTTTTGGGACCAAATATGTGAAAGCGCAAGCACCTATTTCAGTAGCCTAG
- a CDS encoding carbohydrate kinase family protein, producing the protein MSQPAAIVCIGEFLWDVLPVGRQPGGAPYNVARHLQHFGQPVQLVSRVGNDELGGELLAVMQQQGLDCQLIQRSQSHLTGVVKVNEEGGRRTYKIVEPVAWDYVQHSEQLRSAVAGARMLVYGSLAARRSVTRETLYRLLQVARFNVFDVNLRPPHYTPMVVQYLLRQADLVKLNEQELREIMGWFGQPATEATALPWLAAHFHLQAICLTKGAAGVTLWQQYQPCHYPTVTGLEHDTLGSSDAFLAALLAHWGSPEGVRAAVQDFTALQQREAPTAQPNT; encoded by the coding sequence ATGAGTCAGCCAGCGGCTATCGTTTGCATAGGAGAGTTTCTCTGGGATGTGCTGCCAGTAGGCCGCCAGCCTGGCGGGGCGCCCTATAATGTAGCCCGGCACCTGCAGCATTTCGGGCAGCCCGTTCAGTTGGTTAGCCGCGTCGGGAACGACGAATTGGGTGGCGAATTGCTGGCTGTCATGCAGCAGCAAGGGCTAGACTGCCAACTGATTCAGCGGAGCCAATCGCACCTCACGGGCGTGGTGAAAGTCAACGAGGAAGGCGGGCGCCGCACGTACAAGATTGTAGAGCCCGTGGCCTGGGACTACGTCCAACACAGCGAGCAGCTACGCTCGGCCGTAGCGGGAGCCCGGATGCTGGTGTACGGTTCATTGGCCGCTCGCCGGTCGGTCACGCGCGAAACGCTGTACCGGCTGTTGCAGGTCGCCCGGTTCAACGTGTTCGACGTGAACCTGCGCCCTCCGCACTACACCCCCATGGTAGTGCAATACCTGCTTCGGCAAGCCGACTTGGTGAAGCTCAACGAGCAGGAGCTACGCGAGATTATGGGCTGGTTCGGGCAGCCCGCTACCGAAGCAACGGCCCTTCCGTGGCTGGCGGCGCACTTCCACTTGCAGGCCATCTGTCTAACCAAAGGAGCCGCTGGCGTCACGCTCTGGCAACAGTACCAGCCTTGCCACTACCCCACTGTAACCGGCCTCGAGCACGACACGCTTGGCAGCAGCGACGCTTTCCTGGCGGCTCTGCTCGCCCACTGGGGCTCGCCGGAAGGCGTACGGGCCGCCGTCCAGGACTTCACGGCTCTTCAACAGCGAGAAGCCCCAACCGCTCAGCCTAACACCTAA